A single Arthrobacter dokdonellae DNA region contains:
- a CDS encoding TniB family NTP-binding protein: protein MVTADDHLPHLHPAVQATARLSASERIDQIRADRWIGYPKAVEAVDRLQTLLGWPRKQRMPNLLLIGPTNNGKSMIIERFRRQHLPRTEPDREHIPVVCVQMPAEPTELRFYTALLSAIGAPFRPRQRVVDVERLALALLGEVGVRMLVIDEFHNVLAGRGETRRAFLNLLRFLGNELNIPLVGVGTREAYLAVRSDDQLENRFEPFVLPLWEVGDEARSLLASFAASFPLRSPSRIDGEDMARYLLARSEGTIGELARLLTAAAVVAVESGEERINRKTLTMADYIGPSERRKLFEKQLL from the coding sequence ATGGTGACTGCCGACGATCACCTGCCGCATCTGCACCCGGCTGTGCAGGCGACGGCTCGGCTGTCGGCTTCCGAACGGATCGATCAGATTCGTGCTGACCGCTGGATTGGGTATCCGAAGGCCGTCGAGGCCGTGGACCGGCTGCAAACCCTGCTCGGGTGGCCACGGAAGCAGCGCATGCCGAATCTGCTGTTGATAGGGCCGACGAATAACGGCAAGTCCATGATCATCGAGAGGTTTCGCCGTCAGCATCTGCCCAGGACTGAGCCGGACCGGGAGCACATTCCGGTGGTATGCGTGCAGATGCCCGCGGAGCCAACCGAGCTTCGGTTCTATACAGCGTTGCTTTCCGCGATTGGAGCGCCGTTTCGGCCACGGCAGCGCGTCGTCGACGTCGAGCGTCTGGCACTCGCCCTGCTGGGTGAGGTGGGTGTTCGGATGTTGGTGATCGATGAGTTCCACAACGTTCTGGCCGGGCGGGGTGAGACGCGACGCGCGTTCCTGAACCTGCTGCGGTTTTTGGGCAACGAGCTCAACATTCCCCTTGTCGGGGTCGGCACACGTGAGGCATACCTTGCCGTGAGGTCAGATGACCAGCTGGAGAACAGGTTCGAACCGTTCGTTTTGCCGCTCTGGGAGGTGGGCGATGAAGCCCGGTCACTGTTGGCCAGCTTCGCTGCCTCGTTCCCTCTCCGCTCACCATCCCGCATCGATGGCGAGGACATGGCCCGGTACCTGCTTGCGCGTAGTGAGGGCACTATCGGAGAGCTCGCCCGTCTTCTGACTGCAGCTGCGGTTGTAGCAGTTGAAAGCGGGGAGGAGCGGATCAACCGCAAGACGCTGACCATGGCCGATTACATCGGGCCCAGCGAACGGCGCAAGCTGTTCGAAAAGCAACTGCTGTGA
- a CDS encoding TniQ family protein: MTDSRRWPVHPAPIPGEALSSWLRRIAVRYDANLDDLVSDLGFGLGEPKDLDTFPPTGFARELAQRTGVDVHRIQRMSLSGWAPWLIDQTEPDAEAFTTYTRQFSVLLQAGRRRPREISEWLAWLPSRQALRACPLCIATSVPPYPYQLLWLLSLTLSCPAHGCLLEPRAKAASYFSDWERKPPTPRPVSVTALAMDSRTWQAMTTGSVDLPRRQVHAGIWFRLIRTIIDELGATLSECRTTAGRLINRFWKEAGYPQRLGPRSWQPHEAYPLDVQLRTLEATATAIHLLESKVLIGQGTDAALFLPDDATSGEQAGQ, translated from the coding sequence GTGACCGATTCGCGCCGCTGGCCAGTGCATCCTGCACCGATCCCCGGCGAGGCACTCTCGTCATGGCTGCGACGAATCGCCGTTCGCTACGATGCCAACCTTGACGATCTCGTGTCGGACTTAGGATTTGGGCTGGGCGAGCCGAAGGACCTGGATACATTTCCGCCAACTGGATTCGCTCGCGAGCTGGCACAGCGAACAGGTGTTGACGTACACCGGATTCAAAGGATGAGCCTCAGCGGCTGGGCGCCCTGGCTTATTGATCAGACGGAACCGGACGCCGAGGCGTTTACGACCTATACCCGACAGTTTTCCGTGCTGTTGCAGGCAGGCCGGCGGCGCCCGCGGGAGATCTCCGAGTGGCTGGCATGGCTTCCCTCACGACAAGCACTCCGGGCGTGCCCGCTATGTATTGCGACCTCAGTGCCACCGTACCCGTACCAATTGTTGTGGTTGCTTTCGTTGACGCTAAGCTGCCCCGCCCACGGGTGCCTCCTTGAACCGCGCGCAAAAGCTGCCAGCTACTTCTCCGACTGGGAACGCAAGCCGCCTACCCCGAGGCCAGTCTCCGTTACGGCCCTGGCAATGGACAGCCGGACCTGGCAGGCCATGACAACAGGATCGGTCGACCTGCCCCGACGACAGGTTCATGCCGGAATCTGGTTTCGCCTGATACGGACAATCATTGACGAGCTCGGAGCAACTCTGTCCGAGTGCCGCACCACCGCTGGGCGCCTGATCAACCGCTTCTGGAAGGAAGCGGGCTATCCACAGCGATTAGGGCCGCGGAGCTGGCAGCCGCACGAAGCCTATCCACTGGATGTGCAACTTCGCACTCTCGAAGCAACCGCGACCGCCATCCACCTCCTTGAAAGCAAAGTCCTCATAGGCCAAGGAACAGACGCGGCACTCTTCCTGCCCGATGACGCCACCAGCGGGGAACAGGCCGGACAGTAA
- a CDS encoding ParB family protein: MAAGQIEGYASISELIEAATLKEVRRLQRRHNNGRPWDGASPGSLRPGQRTRAEQTREHQGEP, from the coding sequence CTGGCCGCAGGCCAGATCGAAGGCTACGCTTCCATCTCCGAGTTGATTGAGGCGGCCACTTTGAAGGAAGTGAGGCGCCTGCAGCGCAGGCACAACAACGGCCGGCCCTGGGACGGGGCCAGCCCCGGGAGCCTGCGTCCGGGACAGCGCACCCGGGCCGAACAGACCAGAGAGCACCAAGGCGAGCCGTGA
- a CDS encoding antitoxin VbhA family protein: MSESLNARMRWPDIFTTLTPLQAQAVEQSLVAAWHEGVEPSVEHVRDLAARSRGEMSFDAFRARVVERAKAAR, from the coding sequence ATGAGTGAGTCGTTGAATGCCCGTATGAGGTGGCCGGATATTTTCACGACGTTGACGCCGTTGCAGGCGCAAGCTGTGGAGCAGTCTCTTGTTGCGGCCTGGCACGAAGGCGTGGAGCCGAGTGTCGAGCATGTGCGGGACCTGGCTGCACGGTCGCGGGGAGAGATGAGCTTCGATGCGTTCAGGGCCCGCGTGGTGGAGCGCGCCAAGGCGGCCCGGTAG
- a CDS encoding Fic/DOC family protein translates to MASPEDDAWLAYFYPETVNGLGYGVLRNNLGIHDFKELQSAEYELAGERSRQLLEGLVRIPLEPDVSYLRDVHRHLFQDVYPWAGEFRTVNMSKEDSVFASKDLIPSYMRPLMRTVASSSWDHLEHEDFVFLSAFTFAGINHAHPFREGNGRTTKAVLHEISKLSKFELDFDRVGPGEWNAMAQASMPGQGEIMPRHEAALDVFTRVAVPRTTPVPDQWAQAAHQVSQRVVTGTRDGRETTASGTGTTAKPRLKSQIEKLTAEKNASQHSAPRGPETTVQRLAREQGERAAARANRDQHHRGQEL, encoded by the coding sequence GTGGCTTCACCGGAGGATGACGCCTGGCTGGCCTACTTCTACCCGGAGACTGTCAACGGGCTTGGCTATGGCGTGCTTCGCAACAACCTGGGTATCCACGATTTCAAGGAACTCCAGAGTGCCGAGTACGAGCTCGCAGGGGAGCGGTCTCGGCAGCTCTTGGAGGGTTTGGTGCGGATCCCCCTGGAGCCGGACGTGTCCTATCTGCGGGACGTGCACCGTCATTTGTTCCAGGACGTCTATCCCTGGGCGGGTGAGTTCCGGACCGTGAACATGTCCAAGGAGGACTCCGTCTTCGCCAGCAAGGACCTTATCCCTTCTTATATGCGCCCGCTCATGCGCACGGTGGCGTCCTCGTCCTGGGACCACCTTGAACACGAGGACTTCGTGTTCCTGAGCGCATTCACGTTCGCGGGGATAAACCATGCTCACCCGTTCCGTGAGGGTAACGGCCGCACGACCAAGGCTGTGTTGCACGAGATCTCCAAGCTGTCGAAGTTCGAGCTGGATTTTGATCGGGTGGGTCCGGGGGAGTGGAATGCGATGGCCCAGGCCAGCATGCCCGGCCAGGGTGAAATCATGCCACGCCATGAGGCTGCGCTGGACGTCTTTACGAGGGTGGCAGTTCCGCGAACGACCCCGGTGCCGGATCAATGGGCCCAGGCTGCGCACCAGGTCTCCCAGCGTGTAGTTACCGGCACGAGGGACGGGCGGGAGACGACGGCCTCGGGGACGGGGACGACCGCCAAACCGCGGCTGAAGTCCCAGATCGAAAAGCTCACCGCCGAAAAGAATGCCAGCCAGCACTCTGCCCCACGAGGCCCGGAAACCACCGTGCAACGCCTGGCCAGGGAACAAGGCGAACGGGCAGCCGCCCGGGCCAATCGAGACCAGCACCATCGCGGCCAGGAACTCTAA
- a CDS encoding LacI family DNA-binding transcriptional regulator yields MVKVGQQSVNMVDVAREAGVSVSAVSRALAGGKGVSERTRLRIQQLSEQLGYVVSPEASKLSSGRTGRVGLVTPTINEWFYSSVIAGVAAELTAAGIDVLLYPLNDSDERRRFFEDLPARRKVDAVINIAFPLTEEEWDRLDVMGVHAVVAGIITPGRPSVGVDDELAARHAVNHLLGLGHRRIAMISSIDPEGAHYTADVSREQGYREALSKAGIDVDEELVVPVPWGIDGGSQGMDKILTLPHLPTAIFAFSDEVAYGALQSLRRSGLSVPQNMSIIGIDDHPMAETMDLTTVHQSPFEQGVLAGRLSLNLMNGESPDQQIVCPANLVVRRSTCPPGDL; encoded by the coding sequence ATGGTCAAGGTGGGGCAGCAATCAGTAAATATGGTGGACGTGGCCAGAGAGGCCGGCGTATCCGTAAGTGCAGTCTCCCGCGCCCTGGCAGGCGGGAAAGGCGTGTCAGAACGCACACGCCTTAGAATCCAGCAACTGTCCGAACAGCTTGGTTACGTGGTCTCACCCGAGGCTTCGAAACTTTCGAGTGGACGCACAGGACGCGTTGGACTTGTCACGCCAACCATCAACGAGTGGTTCTATTCGAGTGTCATCGCCGGCGTGGCGGCAGAACTCACCGCAGCTGGAATCGACGTGCTCCTTTACCCTCTCAACGACTCGGATGAGAGGCGCCGGTTCTTTGAAGACCTTCCGGCGCGGCGAAAAGTCGATGCGGTCATCAACATCGCTTTTCCCCTCACCGAGGAGGAGTGGGACCGACTCGACGTAATGGGGGTCCACGCCGTAGTCGCCGGAATTATTACGCCTGGGCGTCCGTCTGTCGGGGTAGACGACGAACTGGCGGCGCGACATGCCGTCAACCACCTGTTGGGTTTGGGTCATCGGCGGATCGCCATGATCAGCAGCATTGATCCGGAAGGCGCCCACTACACTGCAGACGTCAGTCGGGAGCAGGGATATCGAGAAGCATTGTCCAAAGCCGGCATTGACGTCGATGAGGAACTCGTAGTCCCCGTGCCATGGGGCATTGATGGAGGTTCGCAAGGAATGGACAAAATTCTTACGCTGCCACATCTGCCCACAGCAATATTTGCTTTCTCCGATGAGGTTGCCTACGGAGCACTCCAAAGCTTGCGTCGGTCAGGCCTCAGCGTCCCCCAAAACATGTCGATCATCGGGATCGACGACCACCCGATGGCGGAAACCATGGACCTTACAACCGTCCATCAATCACCATTCGAGCAAGGCGTACTCGCCGGCCGTCTCTCATTGAACCTGATGAACGGGGAATCTCCCGACCAGCAAATCGTCTGCCCCGCGAATCTGGTAGTTCGACGCTCCACTTGCCCCCCTGGGGACCTCTAG
- a CDS encoding ABC transporter substrate-binding protein — protein MKIPSFRRRAAVVAAVAVSAVLALSGCGGPGGSNAGKTFTVWWFESPDSAMGVASAQVLKDFEAAHPGVKVKFEQKSFDQIQQSGTMILNSSSAPDVLEYAKGSATAGLAAKSGLLTDLTDVASKKGWDKKMAPSVAAVGHYDQRGVLGEGPLYGVPNYGEFVGVYYNKDMFAKYGVKVPTTLAGLESAMDAFVAKGVTPLTMSGAEYGANHLWYELALSQADRSWVDNFQLFKGPVNFNDKAWTFAAQTLVDWGKKGYFSQDSTGIKATDMLNAFTSGTSPMMVSGSWFDGQLKTGVKNFQWGEFQFPGNKLTAGSGGNIWVVPSKSENKDLAYDFINRTLETSNQNLLGNSGGVPVAADPAAVTDTHSRAAATTFKTLAGSDGLAYYPDWPAPGYYDQQVKALQGLLTGALTVKEFNDTISKPYEDYASQLK, from the coding sequence GTGAAGATTCCTAGTTTCCGGCGCCGTGCCGCCGTTGTCGCCGCTGTGGCGGTCTCTGCGGTACTAGCACTTTCCGGTTGTGGAGGGCCTGGAGGATCCAATGCCGGCAAGACGTTCACCGTCTGGTGGTTCGAGTCCCCCGATAGTGCCATGGGTGTGGCGTCTGCCCAGGTTCTGAAGGACTTTGAAGCAGCACATCCGGGGGTAAAGGTCAAGTTCGAACAGAAGAGCTTTGATCAGATCCAGCAGTCGGGCACCATGATCCTGAACTCCAGCAGCGCACCGGATGTCCTTGAGTATGCGAAAGGCTCCGCCACGGCGGGCCTCGCAGCCAAATCGGGTCTGCTCACCGATCTGACTGATGTTGCGTCCAAGAAGGGTTGGGATAAGAAGATGGCGCCCAGCGTGGCCGCCGTTGGACACTATGACCAACGTGGCGTGCTCGGCGAAGGACCCCTGTACGGCGTTCCCAACTATGGTGAATTCGTTGGCGTTTACTACAACAAGGACATGTTCGCGAAGTACGGGGTCAAGGTACCCACAACGTTGGCTGGACTTGAATCGGCCATGGATGCCTTCGTTGCCAAGGGCGTTACGCCACTGACGATGTCCGGTGCGGAATACGGGGCCAACCACCTATGGTATGAGCTGGCGCTCTCGCAAGCAGACCGAAGCTGGGTTGATAACTTCCAGTTGTTCAAGGGACCGGTCAACTTCAACGACAAGGCGTGGACATTTGCCGCCCAGACCTTGGTTGACTGGGGCAAGAAGGGATACTTCAGTCAGGATTCCACAGGCATCAAGGCTACCGACATGCTCAATGCGTTCACTTCGGGTACTAGCCCAATGATGGTGTCTGGATCCTGGTTCGACGGCCAGCTGAAAACCGGGGTAAAGAACTTTCAATGGGGTGAGTTTCAATTCCCAGGAAACAAGCTTACCGCCGGATCGGGAGGCAATATTTGGGTCGTCCCCTCAAAGTCCGAGAACAAAGACCTGGCATACGACTTCATTAACCGCACTCTTGAAACCTCGAATCAAAACCTCCTCGGCAACTCCGGTGGGGTTCCCGTTGCAGCCGACCCTGCAGCCGTTACTGATACGCACAGCCGTGCCGCAGCAACCACCTTCAAAACCCTCGCGGGAAGCGATGGCCTTGCCTACTACCCGGACTGGCCAGCCCCGGGTTACTACGACCAGCAAGTCAAAGCACTCCAGGGCCTGCTCACGGGAGCTCTGACGGTCAAGGAATTCAATGACACCATTTCCAAGCCGTACGAGGACTACGCGTCACAACTGAAGTAG
- a CDS encoding carbohydrate ABC transporter permease, translated as MVGLLLVVAIPFVTNIILSFTKWAGIGSPSFIGFDNYIRLLRDGNFWVSFLNSIAMIVSMALVPTAISLLLAALLSDFIGSKFGPRIASFFRAGFYLPQILPVTVVGILWGWILLPSSGVLNSVLDGAGLGALKSNWLGQPSTALAAVMAVMVWFQVGYCLVMFMAGLARTDPSLTEAASLDGATWPQRFFHVIIPQLKPEIYVVLLTTSITALKVFAPIFVLTKGGPGNATTVPSYFAWQNFFSKNQVGYGSTISTVMTILIIILAMIFLKVQSKGQEH; from the coding sequence ATGGTCGGCCTGCTTCTGGTCGTTGCAATCCCTTTCGTCACCAATATCATCCTCAGCTTCACAAAATGGGCTGGCATCGGAAGTCCGTCATTCATCGGCTTTGACAACTACATCCGGCTCCTTAGAGACGGCAACTTCTGGGTCTCCTTTCTCAATAGCATTGCGATGATCGTGTCCATGGCCCTCGTCCCGACAGCCATCTCACTCCTTCTCGCAGCACTGTTGTCTGATTTCATCGGAAGCAAATTCGGCCCACGGATTGCCAGTTTCTTTCGTGCAGGCTTCTATCTGCCCCAGATTCTGCCGGTGACAGTCGTCGGCATTCTCTGGGGGTGGATTCTGTTGCCCTCCAGCGGAGTCCTCAACAGCGTCCTTGACGGTGCCGGCCTGGGTGCACTCAAATCTAACTGGCTGGGACAACCCTCGACCGCCCTGGCGGCCGTTATGGCGGTCATGGTGTGGTTTCAAGTTGGCTACTGCCTCGTGATGTTCATGGCCGGACTTGCCCGCACGGATCCCTCGCTGACAGAAGCAGCCTCACTGGACGGTGCGACCTGGCCCCAGCGGTTCTTCCACGTGATCATTCCCCAGCTCAAGCCTGAAATCTACGTGGTGTTGCTGACAACATCCATCACAGCGCTCAAAGTGTTCGCGCCGATCTTTGTTCTTACAAAGGGCGGCCCAGGCAACGCCACCACCGTCCCGTCGTATTTTGCGTGGCAGAACTTCTTCTCCAAGAACCAGGTCGGCTACGGCTCCACCATCTCCACCGTGATGACCATATTGATCATCATCCTGGCAATGATTTTCCTCAAAGTTCAATCCAAAGGTCAGGAGCACTGA
- a CDS encoding carbohydrate ABC transporter permease, translated as MALTSTSLKPTKATETLHAAKRRPKRGMAAWCVLFVLAVVLLLTLIPFFLAGLNAFKSAADYAANGPVGLPRELSFEGIISFWENVDFGNKLVNSVVISTAVAVSAVILSLLNAYAIGIGRIRGHRVLLALFMIGLTLPQEALVYPLYYLSKEVGLYDTKASIIIVLAVLQSAFGTYFVASVLTAFPREILEAAKIDGAGRLNILFRVVLPIIRPTLMVLGTFFFIWTWNEFFLPLVMLVSDSNQTVTQAMGTLQGEMTSDPTTTAGAALLGMLPTLIFFLIFQRTLTKGITAGAVK; from the coding sequence ATGGCACTTACTAGCACTTCCTTGAAGCCAACGAAGGCAACCGAAACTCTGCACGCCGCCAAGAGACGACCAAAGCGCGGCATGGCCGCCTGGTGTGTCCTTTTCGTTTTGGCGGTGGTCCTTCTTCTGACACTCATTCCGTTTTTCCTAGCCGGGCTCAATGCCTTCAAGTCAGCCGCAGACTACGCCGCAAATGGGCCGGTTGGGCTTCCTCGGGAATTATCGTTCGAAGGAATCATCTCATTTTGGGAGAACGTCGATTTCGGAAACAAACTGGTCAATAGCGTCGTCATCAGCACGGCTGTCGCCGTGTCCGCCGTCATCCTGAGCCTGCTCAATGCCTACGCGATCGGCATCGGCAGGATCCGGGGGCATCGGGTCCTGTTGGCCCTGTTCATGATCGGCCTCACGCTCCCCCAGGAAGCCTTGGTCTACCCGCTCTACTACCTGTCGAAAGAGGTCGGGCTTTATGACACCAAGGCATCCATCATCATCGTTCTCGCCGTTTTGCAAAGCGCGTTTGGAACCTACTTTGTCGCCTCTGTACTCACCGCATTTCCACGCGAGATCCTCGAAGCGGCCAAGATTGACGGAGCCGGACGACTTAACATCCTGTTCCGCGTGGTTCTGCCCATTATCCGTCCAACTTTGATGGTGTTGGGTACCTTCTTCTTCATCTGGACGTGGAATGAGTTCTTTCTCCCGCTCGTCATGCTGGTCTCCGACTCCAACCAGACGGTCACACAGGCCATGGGAACCCTCCAAGGTGAAATGACCAGCGACCCCACCACCACGGCCGGGGCGGCCCTGCTGGGCATGCTTCCGACGCTGATCTTTTTCTTGATCTTTCAAAGGACTCTCACCAAGGGCATCACGGCCGGAGCGGTCAAATGA
- a CDS encoding Gfo/Idh/MocA family protein has translation MKQLSESLPEPRTPDPRSAPPLRWGIIGGGLIAGLFVAAARTHTRQRVVSIGSRDHARASAFALAHGIDQAHGSYQALVDDDNLDIVYVASPHSEHRDHALLAIAAGKHVLVEKAFTQNADQAREVFAAADAAGVTVMEAMWSRFLPHYDVIKQILEDGILGQPVLTLADHGQYFDFDPASRLFNRSLAGGALLDLGIYPISLASFVHGTPVAVHAAGKGTSTGVDGQVSATLVNACGGHASISTTLFAKSPTTATISGTEARIEVPGDFYTPQPIAVIGRDGQRRVWDANRIHGHQGLAFEIAAFADMVAEGRRDSPLMPRSETITILQTIDEIRRQLGPLGIP, from the coding sequence GTGAAGCAGCTGTCAGAGTCGCTCCCGGAGCCCCGGACACCGGATCCGCGCTCAGCGCCACCGCTACGCTGGGGGATCATCGGGGGAGGCCTAATCGCTGGTCTTTTCGTGGCGGCCGCCCGTACCCACACCCGGCAAAGGGTGGTGTCCATCGGATCCCGCGACCACGCCCGAGCGAGCGCATTCGCGTTAGCACACGGAATTGATCAAGCACACGGCAGCTACCAGGCGCTGGTCGATGACGACAACTTGGATATTGTCTATGTTGCCAGCCCGCATTCCGAACATCGCGACCATGCCCTCCTAGCCATCGCGGCAGGCAAGCACGTACTGGTAGAGAAGGCGTTCACGCAAAACGCCGACCAAGCGAGAGAAGTCTTTGCCGCCGCCGATGCAGCCGGAGTGACCGTGATGGAGGCCATGTGGAGCAGATTCCTGCCACATTACGACGTCATCAAGCAGATTCTGGAGGACGGCATTCTCGGCCAACCTGTTCTGACGCTGGCAGACCATGGCCAATACTTTGATTTTGATCCCGCGAGCCGGCTCTTCAATCGCAGCCTCGCAGGTGGAGCGTTGCTGGACCTGGGGATTTATCCAATATCTCTGGCGTCATTCGTTCACGGTACGCCGGTAGCCGTTCACGCGGCAGGGAAGGGAACAAGTACGGGAGTAGACGGGCAGGTCTCGGCAACGCTGGTCAATGCCTGCGGAGGACATGCCAGCATCAGCACAACGCTTTTCGCTAAATCGCCAACAACCGCCACCATTAGCGGAACCGAGGCGCGAATTGAAGTGCCCGGTGATTTCTACACCCCCCAACCGATAGCGGTTATCGGACGCGACGGTCAACGACGCGTGTGGGACGCCAACCGCATCCATGGGCACCAGGGACTGGCATTCGAAATAGCCGCCTTCGCCGACATGGTCGCCGAAGGCCGCCGCGACTCTCCACTCATGCCCAGGTCGGAAACGATTACAATTCTCCAGACTATCGATGAAATACGCCGGCAACTTGGCCCCCTTGGAATCCCGTGA
- a CDS encoding glycoside hydrolase family 13 protein translates to MTSPGQAMTEWWRNAVVYQVYPRSFADSNGDGIGDLPGVIAKLDYLKSLGVDVLWLSPFYPSPQVDNGYDISDYRGVDPMFGTLDDLDALIAGLHSRGMKFMTDIVINHTSDQHPWFTESRKNRTNAKRDWYIWRSARAGHTPGAPGAEPTNWVGFFGEKAWTLDEESGEYYMHLFCKEQPDLNWENADVRQELYAMMRWWLARGVDGFRMDVINLISKTYPLADSTTKTSATHFEAGALFAGGPRLGEFLAEMRREVNGSTDKVLLTVGEMPGTVASDAAGYTNPDNSQIDMIFQFEHMDIDRGTGRYDPIPWRLTDLKRTLGRWQDALAGTGWNSLYWGNHDQSRPVSRFGSARLELREHSAKMLATVLHLHRGTPYIYQGEELGMANYPFETLEDFDDVDAYNSYRIAQTDTGDTEAILAGLRHLGRDNSRTPMQWDATTNAGFTTGTPWLPVNPNHVDVNAAVQINDAGSVFHHYRRLIGLRHALDTVSLGSFEMLLPEDETIYAFTRTHGSEQLLVVANFSDNEPEVPLDAADWNQLVMTTYPDGLGPGGPTRLRPREARIYRRRTTTH, encoded by the coding sequence GTGACTTCGCCCGGACAAGCAATGACCGAATGGTGGCGCAATGCCGTCGTCTACCAAGTGTATCCCCGAAGCTTCGCCGATTCGAATGGGGACGGCATCGGCGATCTCCCCGGAGTCATCGCCAAGCTTGACTACCTCAAGTCCCTGGGCGTTGATGTCCTCTGGCTTTCCCCGTTCTATCCTTCGCCGCAGGTCGATAACGGTTACGACATTTCCGACTACCGCGGCGTTGACCCTATGTTTGGCACGCTGGATGATCTGGACGCACTTATTGCCGGGCTCCACTCCCGAGGCATGAAATTCATGACAGACATCGTCATCAACCACACCTCCGACCAGCATCCCTGGTTCACTGAGTCTCGTAAGAACCGCACCAACGCCAAACGCGACTGGTATATCTGGCGCTCCGCCCGGGCCGGCCACACCCCGGGCGCGCCCGGGGCCGAACCAACAAACTGGGTGGGATTCTTTGGTGAAAAGGCGTGGACCCTTGACGAAGAATCGGGCGAGTACTACATGCATCTTTTCTGTAAGGAACAGCCAGACCTCAACTGGGAGAATGCGGACGTGCGCCAGGAACTGTACGCCATGATGCGGTGGTGGCTGGCACGGGGTGTGGACGGCTTCCGGATGGATGTCATTAACCTGATCTCCAAGACATACCCGTTGGCAGACAGCACCACCAAGACCAGCGCGACACACTTCGAGGCGGGGGCACTGTTCGCCGGCGGCCCCAGGCTAGGAGAATTCCTGGCGGAAATGCGCCGCGAAGTCAACGGCTCCACGGACAAGGTGCTGCTCACTGTCGGCGAGATGCCTGGCACTGTCGCAAGCGATGCAGCCGGATACACGAATCCCGACAACAGCCAGATCGACATGATTTTCCAGTTCGAACACATGGATATCGACCGCGGCACGGGCCGCTACGATCCGATTCCATGGCGGCTGACTGACCTCAAACGCACCCTTGGCCGCTGGCAGGATGCGCTGGCTGGCACCGGCTGGAACTCCCTGTATTGGGGCAACCATGACCAATCACGACCTGTTTCCCGATTCGGATCGGCACGCCTTGAACTGCGGGAGCATTCGGCCAAGATGCTGGCCACGGTACTCCACCTGCACCGAGGCACACCCTACATCTATCAGGGCGAAGAACTGGGCATGGCCAATTATCCCTTTGAAACCCTCGAGGACTTCGACGACGTCGATGCCTACAACAGCTACCGAATCGCCCAAACAGATACCGGCGACACGGAAGCGATCCTGGCCGGCCTTCGCCATCTGGGACGAGACAACAGCCGTACCCCCATGCAGTGGGACGCCACCACCAACGCCGGTTTCACCACGGGGACCCCATGGTTGCCCGTCAACCCGAACCACGTCGACGTCAACGCCGCTGTCCAGATAAACGATGCCGGTTCAGTCTTTCACCACTACCGCCGGCTTATAGGGCTGCGCCATGCCCTCGACACTGTATCGCTGGGCAGTTTTGAGATGCTCCTGCCTGAAGACGAAACCATCTATGCCTTCACTCGCACCCACGGCAGTGAGCAATTGTTGGTCGTCGCCAATTTCTCCGATAATGAGCCGGAAGTTCCATTGGATGCCGCGGACTGGAACCAGTTGGTCATGACCACATACCCCGACGGTCTCGGCCCTGGCGGGCCAACGCGACTGCGGCCCCGCGAAGCCCGCATCTACCGGCGCAGAACCACTACCCATTAA
- a CDS encoding DNA-binding protein, whose translation MAEQSVKDRVYAAAERISAEKNPTVATVREAAGVSNADATRYLKEWRTERDSAGSKIAATPATITEQALRLAGTVWAEAVSTATAEHAIIEKAWRDEKAHKDREINELAADLDTAARTHQEAVKELKNQVEESNQAARDNAAAAAEARDQLAVADRKHAEEIAAMKSQIAEARATVTTLQQTQDALIARIEPQAKDNKKK comes from the coding sequence ATGGCCGAGCAGTCAGTCAAGGATCGCGTTTACGCCGCCGCCGAGCGCATCAGCGCGGAGAAGAACCCCACGGTCGCCACCGTGCGCGAAGCCGCCGGCGTGTCCAACGCCGACGCCACCAGGTATCTGAAGGAGTGGCGGACGGAGCGTGACAGTGCCGGGTCCAAGATCGCTGCCACCCCGGCCACCATCACCGAGCAGGCCCTGCGCCTCGCCGGGACCGTCTGGGCGGAGGCAGTCAGCACGGCCACGGCCGAGCACGCCATCATTGAAAAGGCCTGGCGGGACGAGAAGGCCCACAAGGACCGTGAAATCAACGAACTCGCCGCCGACCTCGACACCGCCGCCCGCACCCACCAGGAGGCCGTCAAAGAACTAAAAAACCAGGTTGAGGAAAGCAACCAGGCCGCCCGCGACAACGCTGCTGCTGCCGCTGAGGCCCGCGATCAGCTGGCCGTTGCAGATCGAAAGCATGCCGAAGAAATCGCGGCAATGAAGAGCCAGATCGCCGAAGCCCGCGCCACCGTCACCACGCTTCAGCAGACACAGGATGCTCTTATTGCTCGGATTGAACCGCAAGCGAAAGACAATAAGAAGAAGTAA